A window from Plasmodium gaboni strain SY75 chromosome 9, whole genome shotgun sequence encodes these proteins:
- a CDS encoding hypothetical protein (conserved Plasmodium protein, unknown function) → MNNIEHVTSDSTNFVPSCLENDRLRKEILLTNNCNNETYDNEEKRKENIKDKNITIKKQNMSVIQIHKFINKLKNTSITELEKNHLKLLQEDIKRLNISKYIGEILSYIFDLCYHVNKYSEIYLLIHIIKYINETYEKVNEHIEKIIFLKFFKLEENDKNFFFIIFHDMYNNINDKEKKYVINRIEKKEQKKENNKDHNKDHNNDNLIKQKKGIKQSHVSNINSINEQDKKFNKGYNSQNKYSVNRKEDEDEEEEEEQEQDQDQDQDHDHDHDQGDEQDVDEDKENIYNVNKFKKIKNDIYKKLTSSFILKENEEKDNFIFEFDMFEHEHSNIKLIKKHNVDKKAYMKEMLNNINIMKNIEKKNKIRKILLCIYFELLFLKICNNKNLFLYMFINITFFFSLKFYPYMDDQNKITNYVSQEKKESNTILSNNNNNNNNNNHNNNNNNNNNGCDILYSIKKCLIINTITTYDYFFNNTSNIFIDENFFQSTSTCTKNYETIKHDSFENDTIKNDPSNNNTNSVICNSSLFFNVKTIKMDIVNFVLTFYYSSMYSSLIYFYSEHIINEYSNRNNYTNNTHMNNHMNQNNTNNYITYSNYNNNNNNIINNNNNCHQINNNTQHNPVSKKYMICKEEYNFFKIFERTKHICNLFNLEHINLEDIQIKAINILGLNAESYNHIKIFDHIKNKNEKDKEIIIDENNSVWINDEEKAFYTIFPDYSNINILINEDDEEDDNTNNKYYQNDVLGTDKIISSENNNQTVICIKTQNKSDDQKKKEDTKIKEDTKIKENTKIKEDTKIKEDTHTKEEAKKNVDIKLDVSKPKYSILKKDNLNIVNNLHSPPSNDKDKKYNLDFKNSINDRSNQKDNNILEISQKKSKIKENTAKNISGVINPSDATVIPPTSYNQGNHKNKEQNFKIYIEKLLNMNCEKDIENNVMLFLLNYNTKKKRKIIANNIIYINKVTLNLIPYYCRYICIINKYAKDIYPIIIDELKKITEKIIKEKVPCQNKKTKCIKYVCELTKFKLLDLSYILDIISILIDNFTIEHAELCFFMLENCSFLLLNNPRTHIRFLNLFEKLKKIKNTKNLTNILELSFEECCIKIENFITKNNMYTSNNNNNNNNSNNSNYHIVKRKTTKKKYSLEQEQKKYFLKKLLFEDIEYKDTEIICKYIRKFNWDDSFFLYILKKYIFKYLMYMSIYQINNLASLLYQLAKYKPQFVIHIIDELYEKIINILESNDFKQFTFLIQYTHLYADLYNYKILSSTNVLDLLYYLISLTDINICYMHEINYLYPFFLENKKFIEHIKVGISNIENLPSSSNEIITNLDINQNTNGMEYKHVKKNQAHDICTIIKDDEKITIYNNKKICQSEKYQCEDSFFSYNNYKEESYKYLFINKNNPIFFHILNDLHDCTFINIKMICIILEKCAKYFNTQLLKYKLNKFLLFFIRFLLILEPLPMYIKNITDHVINDINEDMKHFISIETLDKYLFKILNTEYKIYLNAKINNKDTKNIKKYYITDEDLIFKFDHQDINHQNNSSSNYKKLHKNDDNKNNNNNNKKNNNNKTNYHHNSHISTTTHSLKTNNSYSIPNYSDNNNLKTLNPHKELGSVIYEQEKFDKEIKDIIDQAIHENNKINKESKDIKPRNIKNITLYTNLIKKTGKQNLHI, encoded by the coding sequence atgaataatattgaaCATGTAACAAGCGATAGTACTAATTTTGTTCCTAGCTGTTTAGAAAATGACCGTCTGAGGAAAGAAATTCTTTTAACAAATAATTGTAACAATGAAACTTATGATAATGAAGAGAAAAGGAAAGagaatataaaagataagaatataacaataaaaaaacaaaatatgaGTGTTATTCAAATacataaatttattaataaattaaagAATACAAGTATTACTGAGTTAGAAAAGAatcatttaaaattattgCAAGAAGATATAAAACGTTTAAATATTAGTAAATATATTGGAGAAATATtaagttatatatttgatttGTGTTATCATgttaataaatattcagagatttatcttttaatacatattattaaatatataaatgaaacATACGAAAAAGTAAATGAGcatattgaaaaaataattttcttaaaattttttaaattagaagaaaatgataaaaatttcttttttattatttttcatgatatgtataataatatcaatgataaagaaaagaaatatgtaataaatcggatagaaaaaaaggaacaaaagaaggaaaataataagGACCATAATAAGGATCATAATAATGACAATTTGataaaacaaaagaaaGGAATTAAACAGTCGCATGTGtcaaatataaatagtaTAAACGAACAAGATAAAAAATTCAACAAAGGTTATAATtcacaaaataaatattcagTCAATAGAAAAGAAGACGAAGATGAAGAGGAAGAGGAAGAGCAAGAGCAAGATCAAGATCAAGATCAAGATCACGATCACGATCACGATCAAGGAGATGAACAAGATGTGGATGAGGAcaaagaaaatatttataatgtgaataagtttaaaaaaataaaaaatgatatctataaaaaattaacttcctcatttatattaaaagaaaatgaagaaaaagataattTCATATTCGAATTTGATATGTTTGAACATGAACatagtaatataaaacttataaaaaaacacaATGTAGATAAAAAAGCTTATATGAAAGAAATgttgaataatattaatataatgaaaaatatagaaaagaaaaataaaatcagaaaaatattattatgtatatattttgaattactttttttaaaaatatgtaataataaaaatttatttttatatatgtttataaatattacctttttcttttctttaaaattttatcCTTATATGGACgatcaaaataaaataacaaattATGTGTCtcaagaaaaaaaagaaagcAATACAATATTgagtaataataataataataataataataacaaccacaataataataataataataataataatggaTGTGATATTTTGTATAGTATAAAAAAGTGCCTAATAATAAATACTATAACAAcatatgattatttttttaataatacaaGCAACATATTTATAGATGAAAACTTTTTTCAAAGTACTTCAACATGcacaaaaaattatgaaacAATAAAACATGATTCTTTTGAAAACGATACAATTAAAAATGACCcatcaaataataatacaaacAGTGTGATATGTAACTCTTCTTTGTTTTTTAATGTAAAGACTATAAAAATGGATATTGTCAATTTTGTTCTTACATTCTATTATAGTAGTATGTATTCTTCTctcatatatttttattctgagcatataataaatgaatatagCAACAGAAATAACTATACAAATAACACACATATGAATAACCATATGAATCAAAATAATAcgaataattatataacatatagtaattataataataataataataatattattaataataataataattgtcatcaaattaataataacacTCAACATAACCCTGTTAgcaaaaaatatatgatttgTAAGGAAGAATATAATTTCTTCAAAATATTCGAAAGGACCAAACATATTTGTaatctttttaatttagAACACATAAACTTAGAAgatatacaaataaaagCTATTAACATACTTGGTTTAAACGCAGAAAGTTATAATCATATCAAAATTTTTGATCatatcaaaaataaaaatgaaaaagataaagaaattataatagACGAAAATAATTCTGTATGGATtaatgatgaagaaaaagCATTCTATACAATATTTCCAGATTACtcaaatattaatattcttattaatGAAGATGATGAGGAAGACgataatacaaataataaatattatcaaaatgATGTGCTTGGTACtgataaaattatttcatctgaaaataataatcagACTGTAATATGTATTAAGACACAAAATAAATCGGATgatcaaaaaaaaaaggagGACACAAAAATAAAGGAGGACACAAAAATTAAGGAgaatacaaaaataaaggaggatacaaaaataaaggAAGACACACACACAAAGGAGGAGGCAAAAAAAAACGTTGACATAAAATTGGATGTATCAAAGCCTAAATATTCcatattaaaaaaggaTAACTTAAATATAGTAAACAATTTGCATAGTCCACCTTCTAATGATAAAgacaaaaaatataatctTGATTTTAAAAACTCTATAAATGATAGAAGCAATCAAAAggataataatatcttGGAGATAAGCcaaaaaaaatcaaaaataaaagaaaacacagcaaaaaatatatctgGTGTGATAAACCCATCCGATGCAACTGTCATTCCTCCTACTTCTTATAACCAAGGAAAccataaaaataaagaacagaacttcaaaatatatattgaaaaacTTTTAAACATGAACTGTGAGAAagatatagaaaataatgttATGCTTTTTCTCttaaattataatacaaaaaagaaaaggaaaattatcgcaaataatattatatatataaacaaagtaacattaaatttaattccatattattgtagatatatttgtattataaaTAAGTATGCTAAAGATATTTATCCTATAATTATtgatgaattaaaaaaaattactgagaaaataataaaagaaaaagtaccatgtcaaaataaaaaaacgaaatgtataaaatatgtatgtGAACTAACgaaatttaaattattagaTTTATCCTATATTTTAGatattatatctatattaaTAGATAATTTTACTATTGAACATGCAGAgttatgtttttttatgttaGAAAATTgttcttttcttttattaaataatcCTAGGACACATATACGTTTCTTAAATTTGTTTgagaaattaaaaaaaataaaaaatacaaaaaatttaaCAAACATATTGGAATTATCATTTGAAGAATGTTGTATTAAAAtagaaaattttataacaaaaaataatatgtatacatcaaataataataataataataataatagtaataatagtaattATCATATTGTTAAGAGAAAAACAAcgaaaaagaaatattcTCTTGAAcaagaacaaaaaaaatattttcttaaaaaattattatttgaagatattgaatataaagatacagagattatttgtaaatatataagaaaatttAATTGGGATgattctttttttttatatattttaaaaaaatatattttcaaatatttaatgtatatgagtatatatcaaataaataatttagcatctttattatatcagCTAGCTAAATATAAACCACAATTTgtaatacatataattgatgaattatatgaaaaaattattaatatattagaaTCTAATGATTTTAAACaatttacatttttaatacaatatacacatttatatgctgatttatataattataaaatattaagtTCAACAAATGTATTAGATTTATTGTATTATTTGATATCTCTAAcagatataaatatatgttacATGCATGAAATTAATTACTTGtatccattttttttagaaaataaaaaattcataGAACATATAAAAGTAGGTATATCCAATATTGAAAATTTACCTTCTTCATCTAATGAGATAATAACAAATTTGGACATCAACCAAAATACAAATGGAATGGAATATAAGcatgtaaaaaaaaatcaagCACATGATATATGTACAATAATTAaagatgatgaaaaaattacaatttataataataaaaaaatatgtcAGTCTGAAAAGTATCAATGTGAGGactcttttttttcttataacAATTATAAAGAGGAGtcttataaatatttattcattaataaaaataatccaattttttttcacatACTTAATGATTTACATGATTGTacttttataaatataaaaatgatatgtattatattagAAAAGTGTGctaaatattttaatacacaactattaaaatataaattaaataagttccttttattttttattagaTTTCTTTTAATCCTCGAGCCATTACCCATgtacataaaaaatatcacAGATCATGTTATCAATGATATAAACGAAGATATGAAACACTTCATATCTATTGAGACACtagataaatatttatttaagatattaaatacagaatataaaatatatttaaatgcaaaaataaataacaaagatacaaaaaatataaagaaatattatataactGATGAAgatttaatttttaaattcgACCATCAAGATATTAATCACCAGAATAATTCTTCGTCcaattataaaaaattacataaaaatgatgataacaaaaacaataataataataataagaagaataataataataagacCAATTATCATCATAACAGTCACATTTCTACTACTACACATTCTTTAAAAACGAACAACTCATATTCTATTCCAAATTATTctgataataataatttaaaaacatTGAATCCACATAAAGAGTTAGGATCTGTTATTTATGAACAAGAAAAATTCGACAAAGAAATTAAAGACATAATTGATCAAGCAATACATgaaaacaataaaataaataaagaaagcaaagatataaaacctaggaatattaaaaatattacttTATATActaatttaataaaaaaaacaggCAAGCaaaatttacatatataa
- a CDS encoding hypothetical protein (conserved Plasmodium protein, unknown function), with product MIKKVVSLFFIFFLFTIVRAAPGNDNNNVNNDGIVHVLSKNIDVKNLQGTFYEIATNASDKIFPGLACRCTKYELSGLKRDGNLGYVLINFSCARNFIFGEKKSEMTFKLILNKPLDENTTTVEEFNASIYLVQGNQQILLNGNINIIYAELNEQNEFEHLILGGQKSIEPMIIMSKYRTVLLDTYNKLINSLYLAGYEPSLLTWPFIIQTDQTFCD from the exons ATGATTAAAAAAGTAgtttctttattttttattttttttttatttacaatAGTTAGAGCAGCCCCAGGAAATGACAACAACAATGTTAACAAT GATGGAATTGTACATGTTTTAAGCAAAAATATCGACgtaaaaaatttacaagGTACCTTTTATGAAATAGCTACAAATGCTTctgataaaatatttccAGGTTTAGCATGTAGATGTAcaaaatatgaattatcAGGTTTAAAAAGAGATGGTAACTTAGGTTATGTTTTAATTAACTTTTCATGTGCTCGTAATTTTATTTTCGGTGAAAAGAAATCCGAAATGACTTTCAAGTTAATATTAAACAAACCATTAGATGAAAATACAACAACTGTTGAAGAATTTAATGCTAGTATTTATTTAGTACAAGGAAACcaacaaatattattaaatggaaacatcaatataatatatgctgaattaaatgaacaaaatgaatTCGAACATCTTATCTTAGGTGGTCAAAAATCAATAGAACCCATGATCATTATGTCTAAATATAGAACTGTTTTATTAGATACTTAcaataaattaataaacTCTCTTTATTTAGCTGGATATGAACCATCACTTTTAACTTGGCCATTTATCATACAAACAGATCAAACTTTCTGTGATTAa
- a CDS encoding putative protein kinase yields LEYENGDIYIGTSKNKKRNGFGYYLYVNMNTIYQGQWNNNTKNGYGTLYNQKEVIYSGEWLNNIPHGFGCNQKDGQLYMGCYKYGFMNGVGILRKKRSLNFCLFEWNKKKCMIRIFKYMDIYLYIYNNDEKILYKEKMDDIFPFYIDKNLCRNIHEQVFDKLFGMSDELTSHLFQSMNKKKNKIKECVNSQGILQYINYDDHLNFLKDIINKTDILNLRINDNKINDNNNNKNNIYDDNDNNNNNNNNNNIYDDGNNNYEFHFFDKSSKNTSNMNKVENDKKKTQSDSSSSSYNQTNNFSYMSYSKERLYPYDITKNKRLFNDMFLFYHTDSCMSDFCIQRGDESESNMHKHEIKKMKKMKNKIKIELPTKVVQDEIIKEDNCDIYQKYKKCDINQKTQNDIFHFEMYEQLAHSQRNRKKKKKEEYYKLFISNYNINISDSNNLQLINHKTEHNNNNNNIVRINHGIYSKDYLFFYENLFIYLKELNKKKKIENIYQWEKDHILILLYLFKLNRYIKSFSSNKIKGLHFFFILNTKVLKELGINNKEHIFFLMNIINTFNNIHNIYLKVLKKYILIHNDYKSSYTQHSINKKEVFIIKKFDKSIPPNHFLCYYKNSRVYLKGFTQKKEKYIYKPSEKNEKKILRSINDTSEKSIEKKSDENMQHININDECKNEVPDHNAHINISIKVQSNKYDKYDKNNNDYNKNNNTDEKRTFPNFKNNLFNAAHRLLHNESINETLFNNLKNIKKNLLKLEEQHDEYTNDEKNLGDYENMTNKSLSYHDKKIIENNKIYPPHNKTKEQINNNNNNNNNNSNMIINTKEYKKKKKKKYIYIHNNPTNYKKTCNNKKNNIIDKSIKKIEYIKEYLIVSNLRHPSILQCIGNIFIDNKDECGIVFEYIKGQTLYDLIYKKGSNKNDINDKINNNQHDNNDNNNNNSDNNNNNSDNNNNNSDNNNINSTNHIHNNTFKFKEIIKLLFEISSCLYYIHKKNVCHGNMNSKNIMITKKGDIKIYNFECSFIESFYDYKMKKNKEPNRKNKNDYDIYNNISLNEKMFLPFPYFTTINNIKNNNISNLLSFSNNHLYYYYINKKNDEYYYIAPEVLRQEEYTKKSDIYSFGVIMYEIIFEKIPFKNDPSPFFFSIQTCYHPRYINIDRDKLNSICENNIFSSLYHSLFMNIIFLIKQCLHPCPTTRPTAKYLSHQFEQMLEIINCYKII; encoded by the exons CTGGAATATGAAAATGGAGATATTTACATAGGTACctcaaaaaataaaaaaagaaatggCTTTGGCTACTACCTATATGTTAATATGAACACCATATATCAAGG ACAATGGAACAATAATACCAAAAATGGGTATGGGACGTTATATAATCAAAAAGAAGTTATATACTCAG GTGAATGGTTAAATAACATTCCTCATGGTTTTGGTTGTAATCAGAAAGATGGGCAATTATATATGGGTTGTTATAAATATGGATTTATGAATGGTGTTGGtatattaagaaaaaagaGGAGTTTGaatttttgtttgtttgaatggaataagaaaaaatgtatgataagaatttttaaatatatggatatatatttatatatatataataacgatgaaaaaatattatataaagaaaaaatggatgatatatttccattttatattgataaaaatttatgtAGGAATATACATGAGCAGGTATTTGATAAATTATTTGGCATGTCTGATGAATTGACAAGTCATCTGTTTCAATCGATgaataagaaaaaaaataagattAAGGAGTGTGTGAATTCTCAAGGGatattacaatatattaattatgaTGACCATTTGAATTTTCTAAAggatataataaataaaacggatatattaaatttgagaattaatgataataaaataaatgataataataataataaaaataatatatatgatgataatgataataataataataataataataataataatatttatgatgatggtaataataactatgaatttcatttttttgataaatCCTCAAAAAATACAAGTAATATGAACAAAGTAGAgaatgataaaaaaaaaacacaatcggattcttcttcttcttcttaTAATCAAACCAACAATTTTAGTTATATGTCTTATTCAAAAGAAAGATTATATCCATATgatataacaaaaaataaaagacTGTTCAATgatatgtttttattttatcatacAGATTCTTGTATGAGTGACTTTTGCATACAAAGGGGTGACGAAAGTGAGAGTAATATGCATAAAcatgaaataaaaaaaatgaaaaaaatgaagaataaaataaaaattgaaTTACCAACAAAAGTTGTGCAAGAcgaaataataaaagaagacaattgtgatatatatcaaaaatataaaaaatgtgatataaatcaaaaaactcaaaatgatatatttcattttgaAATGTATGAACAATTAGCCCATTCACAAAGAAAcagaaagaaaaaaaaaaaagaagaatattataaattatttatttcaaattataatataaacatatcCGATTCTAACAATTTACAATTAATTAATCACAAAACagaacataataataataataataatattgtaaGAATAAACCATGGGATATATTCAAAAGATTATTTGTTCTTTTATGAAAAtctatttatttatttaaaagaattaaataaaaaaaaaaaaatagaaaatatttacCAATGGGAAAAAGAccatattttaattttattatatttatttaaattgaatagatatattaaatctttttcatctaataaaattaaagggcttcattttttttttattttaaatactaaggttttaaaagaattaggaataaataataaagaacacatattttttcttatgaatataattaatacgtttaataatattcataatatttatttaaaagtattaaaaaaatatattcttatacACAATGATTACAAGTCTTCATATACACAGCAttctataaataaaaaggaagtttttataataaaaaaatttgataAGAGTATACCCCcaaatcattttttatgttattataaaaattcaCGTGTATATTTGAAAGGTTttacacaaaaaaaagaaaaatatatatataaaccaagtgaaaaaaatgaaaaaaaaatattacgAAGTATAAATGACACGTCGGAAAAAAgtattgaaaaaaaaagtgatGAGAATATGcaacatataaatataaatgatgaatGTAAAAATGAAGTACCTGATCATAATgcacatataaatatttctataaaGGTACAAAGTAATAAGTATGAcaaatatgataaaaataacaatgattataataaaaataataatacagACGAAAAAAGGACCTTTCCAAATTTCAAGAACAATCTGTTCAATGCTGCTCATAGGTTATTACATAACGAATCAATAAATGAaacattatttaataatctgaaaaatattaaaaagaatttaCTCAAATTAGAAGAGCAACATGATGAATATAcaaatgatgaaaaaaatttagGAGACTATGAAAATATGACAAATAAGTCTTTATCATATcatgataaaaaaataattgagaacaataaaatatatcctccacataataaaacaaaggaacaaattaataataataataataataataataataatagtaatatgattattaatacaaaggaatataaaaaaaaaaaaaaaaaaaaatatatatatatacataataatcctaccaattataaaaagacatgtaataataaaaaaaataatataattgataaatcaataaaaaaaattgaataCATAAAGGAATATTTAATAGTATCTAATTTAAGACATCCAAGTATATTACAATGTATAGGAAATATATTCATTGATAACAAGGACGAATGTGGTATTgtttttgaatatataaaaggGCAAACTTTATATgatcttatatataaaaagggatctaataaaaatgatataaatgataagATAAATAACAATCAacatgataataatgacaataataacaataatagtgacaataataacaataatagtgacaataataacaataatagtgacaataataatattaatagcACGAACCATATACATAATAACacttttaaatttaaagaaattataaaattattgtTCGAAATTTCATCGTGcttatattatatacataaaaaaaatgtttgTCATGGAAATATGAACagtaaaaatataatgataacaaaaaaaggagatataaaaatatataattttgaatGTTCATTTATTGAAAGtttttatgattataaaatgaaaaaaaataaagaaccgaatagaaaaaataaaaatgattatgatatttataataatatatctttgaatgaaaaaatgtttttacCATTCCCTTATTTTACTacaattaataatataaaaaataataacatatcAAACTTATTGTCATTTAGCAACaatcatttatattattattatataaataaaaaaaatgatgaatattattatatagCACCTGAAGTTTTAAGACAAGAagaatatacaaaaaaaagtgaTATCTATTCCTTTGGTGTTATTATGtatgaaattatttttgAGAAAATACCTTTTAAAAATGACCCATCtcctttctttttttcaataCAAACATGTTATCATCCaagatatattaacatTGATAGAGATAAATTGAATTCTATATGTgagaataatatattctcTTCTCTTTATCATTCTctt